The genomic region TCTCTTCTTATTATCTAATTGCTCGGAACAAAAGCAAGCAAAAGAAACAACTGTTGATTTCGACGTAATTGTAATTGGTGCGGGAGCTGCAGGTATGTACGCTGCTAAGGAGCTCGACGATAACGGCATTCAAGTAAAAGTATTAGAGGCCATGTCTATTCATGGTGGTAGAGCGCAAAACAACGAATCGTTTGGCGAAGGCTTTCTTTCGCTCGGACCAGAAGAAGTGTATCACTCGCCAGACTTCCCTACCCCATTAAGAGTACAAGCAATGAATAAATTTAAGGTATGGGCAATTGAGGAT from Flavobacteriales bacterium harbors:
- a CDS encoding NAD(P)-binding protein, whose amino-acid sequence is MYFKLNALAIAGLFLLSNCSEQKQAKETTVDFDVIVIGAGAAGMYAAKELDDNGIQVKVLEAMSIHGGRAQNNESFGEGFLSLGPEEVYHSPDFPTPLRVQAMNKFKVWAIED